One Vicia villosa cultivar HV-30 ecotype Madison, WI unplaced genomic scaffold, Vvil1.0 ctg.002988F_1_1, whole genome shotgun sequence genomic window carries:
- the LOC131640172 gene encoding annexin-like protein RJ4 has product MATLIAPSNHSPQEDAESLRKAFEGWGTDERTVITILGHRNSHQIQQIRRAYEEIYQEDLIKRLESELKGDFEKAVYRWILEPADRDAVLAHVALKSGKNYNVVVEIAAILSPEELFNVRRAYIKRYKHSLEEDLATHTSGHLRQLLVGLVTAFRYVGDDVNARLAQSEADILHEAVKEKKGSQEEAVRILTTRSKAQLIATFNRYRETHGTSITKKLLDEGSDDFQKALYTTIRSFNDHVKYYEKVVRDAVKKVGTDEDALTRVIVSRAQHDLKAISDVYHKRNSVPFEQVVAKETSGDYKKLLLTLLGQED; this is encoded by the exons ATGGCTACCCTCATTGCTCCTAGCAACCATTCTCCCCAAGAAGATGCTGAATCTCTAAGAAAGGCTTTTGAAG GTTGGGGTACTGATGAGAGAACAGTGATAACAATTCTTGGTCATAGAAACTCTCATCAGATTCAACAAATCAGAAGAGCTTATGAAGAGATTTACCAAGAGGATCTTATCAAACGTTTGGAATCTGAACTCAAAGGAGACTTTGAG AAAGCTGTATACCGTTGGATCTTGGAACCGGCTGATCGTGATGCTGTTTTGGCCCATGTTGCTCTCAAGAGTGGTAAGAACTATAATGTGGTGGTTGAGATTGCTGCAATTCTCTCCCCGGAAGAGCTTTTTAACGTGAGACGCGCTTATATTAAGCGCTATAAGCACTCCTTGGAAGAGGATTTGGCTACTCATACCTCGGGCCATCTTCGCCAG CTTTTGGTAGGGTTGGTGACTGCATTTAGGTATGTTGGTGATGATGTGAATGCGAGATTGGCACAAAGTGAAGCTGATATTCTTCATGAGGCTgtgaaagaaaagaaaggaagccAGGAAGAAGCTGTTAGGATCTTGACTACAAGGAGTAAGGCTCAGCTGATTGCAACTTTCAACCGTTACAGAGAGACTCATGGTACTTCCATTACCAAG AAGCTGTTGGATGAAGGATCTGATGATTTTCAGAAGGCTTTGTATACCACCATTCGATCCTTCAACGATCATGTTAAGTACTATGAGAAG GTGGTGCGAGATGCGGTGAAGAAGGTTGGAACCGATGAGGACGCACTCACCCGTGTGATTGTGAGCAGGGCTCAACATGATCTGAAAGCCATCTCAGATGTTTATCACAAGAGAAACAGTGTTCCTTTTGAGCAAGTTGTGGCTAAGGAAACCTCAGGGGATTACAAGAAGCTCCTTCTCACTCTTTTGGGCCAAGAAGATTGA